From one Streptomyces sp. N50 genomic stretch:
- the murA gene encoding UDP-N-acetylglucosamine 1-carboxyvinyltransferase, with amino-acid sequence MTVNGSDDVLLVHGGTPLEGEIRVRGAKNLVPKAMVAALLGSEPSRLRNVPDIRDVRVVRGLLQLHGVTVRPGEEPGELVLDPSHVESANVADIDAHAGSSRIPILFCGPLLHRLGHAFIPGLGGCDIGGRPIDFHFEVLRQFGAKIEKRADGQYLEAPQRLRGTKIQLPYPSVGATEQVLLTAVLAEGVTELANAAVEPEIEDLICVLQKMGAIIAMDTDRTIRITGVDSLGGYTHAALPDRLEAASWASAALATEGNIYVKGAQQRSMMTFLNTYRKVGGAFAIDDEGIRFWHPGGQLKSIALETDVHPGFQTDWQQPLVVALTQATGLSIVHETVYESRLGFTSALNQMGAHIQLYRECLGGSHCRFGQRNFLHSAVVSGPTRLQGADLVIPDLRGGFSYLIAALAAQGTSRVHGIDLINRGYENFMEKLVELGAKVELPGKALG; translated from the coding sequence ATGACCGTCAACGGCTCAGACGACGTACTGCTTGTCCACGGCGGAACCCCGCTCGAGGGCGAGATCCGTGTCCGCGGTGCGAAGAACCTCGTACCCAAGGCCATGGTCGCCGCCCTGCTGGGCAGTGAGCCAAGTCGACTGCGCAACGTACCGGACATCCGTGACGTTCGTGTCGTACGCGGCCTGCTGCAACTGCACGGGGTGACGGTCCGTCCGGGTGAGGAGCCGGGCGAGCTGGTGCTCGATCCGTCGCACGTCGAGAGCGCCAACGTCGCCGACATCGATGCCCACGCGGGCTCTTCGCGCATCCCGATCCTGTTCTGCGGTCCGCTGCTGCACCGGCTCGGGCACGCGTTCATCCCGGGGCTCGGCGGCTGTGACATCGGCGGCCGGCCGATCGACTTCCACTTCGAGGTGCTGCGGCAGTTCGGCGCGAAGATCGAGAAGCGGGCGGACGGCCAGTACCTGGAGGCTCCGCAGCGGCTGCGCGGCACGAAGATCCAGCTGCCGTACCCGTCCGTCGGCGCGACCGAACAGGTGCTGCTGACGGCGGTGTTGGCGGAGGGCGTCACCGAACTCGCCAACGCGGCCGTGGAGCCGGAGATCGAGGACCTCATCTGCGTACTGCAGAAGATGGGCGCGATCATCGCCATGGACACCGACCGCACGATCCGCATCACCGGTGTGGACTCGCTCGGCGGCTACACCCACGCCGCCCTCCCGGACCGCCTGGAGGCCGCGTCCTGGGCGTCGGCGGCGCTGGCGACCGAGGGCAACATCTACGTCAAGGGCGCGCAGCAGCGCTCGATGATGACGTTCCTCAACACCTACCGGAAGGTGGGCGGTGCCTTCGCGATCGACGACGAGGGCATCCGCTTCTGGCACCCCGGCGGCCAGTTGAAGTCCATCGCGCTCGAGACGGACGTGCACCCCGGCTTCCAGACCGACTGGCAGCAGCCGCTGGTCGTCGCCCTCACGCAGGCGACGGGCCTCTCCATCGTGCACGAGACGGTCTACGAGTCCCGGCTCGGCTTCACCTCCGCGCTCAACCAGATGGGCGCGCACATCCAGCTCTACCGCGAGTGCCTGGGCGGCTCCCACTGCCGCTTCGGCCAGCGCAACTTCCTGCACTCGGCGGTCGTCTCGGGCCCGACCCGCCTCCAGGGCGCCGACCTGGTCATCCCCGACCTCCGCGGCGGCTTCTCGTACCTCATCGCCGCCCTGGCGGCCCAGGGCACGTCCCGCGTCCACGGCATCGACCTCATCAACCGCGGCTACGAGAACTTCATGGAGAAGCTCGTCGAGCTGGGCGCGAAGGTGGAGCTGCCGGGCAAGGCGCTCGGCTAG
- a CDS encoding HU family DNA-binding protein, protein MNRSELVAALADRAEVTRKDADAVLAAFAETVGEIVSKGDEKVTIPGFLTFERTHRAARTARNPQTGDPINIPAGYSVKVSAGSKLKEAAKGK, encoded by the coding sequence ATGAACCGCAGTGAGCTGGTGGCCGCGCTGGCCGACCGTGCCGAGGTGACCCGCAAGGACGCCGACGCCGTTCTGGCCGCGTTCGCCGAGACCGTCGGCGAGATTGTCTCCAAGGGCGACGAGAAGGTCACCATCCCCGGCTTCCTGACCTTCGAGCGCACCCACCGTGCCGCTCGCACCGCGCGCAACCCGCAGACCGGCGACCCGATCAACATCCCCGCCGGTTACAGCGTCAAGGTGTCCGCGGGCAGCAAGCTCAAGGAAGCGGCCAAGGGCAAGTAG
- a CDS encoding NAD-dependent malic enzyme gives MATAPSVSYSITVRLEVPASGTAVSQITTAVESHGGSVTGLDVTASGHEKLRIDVTIAASSTAHADEIVQQLRGIEGVTLGKVSDRTFLMHLGGKIEMQSKHPIRNRDDLSMIYTPGVARVCMAIAENPEDARRLTIKRNSVAVVTDGSAVLGLGNIGPKAALPVMEGKAALFKRFAGIDAWPLCLDTQDTDEIVAIVKAIAPGFAGINLEDISAPRCFEIEARLREALDIPVFHDDQHGTAIVVLAALTNALRVAGKGIGDIRVVMSGAGAAGTAILKLLLAAGVKNAVVADIHGVVHAGREDLVDAKPDSPLRWIADNTNPDGLTGTLKEAVRGADVFVGVSAPNVLDGDDVAAMAEGAIVFALANPDPEVDPTIARQTAAVVATGRSDFPNQINNVLVFPGVFRGLLDAQSRTVNTEMMLAAATALANVVTEDELNANYIIPSVFNDKVAGAVAGAVRDAAKAAGAAAPSAAPSAS, from the coding sequence ATGGCTACGGCGCCCAGCGTCTCCTACTCGATCACGGTCCGTCTGGAGGTGCCCGCCAGCGGAACGGCGGTATCCCAGATCACCACGGCCGTGGAGTCCCACGGAGGCTCGGTGACCGGCCTCGACGTGACCGCCTCCGGCCACGAGAAGCTCCGGATCGACGTCACCATCGCGGCGTCCTCGACGGCCCACGCCGACGAGATCGTCCAGCAGCTGCGCGGCATCGAGGGCGTCACCCTGGGCAAGGTCTCCGACCGTACGTTCCTCATGCACCTCGGCGGCAAGATCGAGATGCAGTCCAAGCACCCGATCCGCAACCGTGACGACCTCTCCATGATCTACACCCCGGGCGTCGCCCGCGTGTGCATGGCGATCGCGGAGAACCCCGAGGACGCGCGCCGCCTCACCATCAAGCGCAACTCCGTCGCGGTCGTCACCGACGGCTCGGCCGTGCTCGGCCTCGGCAACATCGGCCCCAAGGCCGCGCTGCCGGTCATGGAGGGCAAGGCGGCCCTGTTCAAGCGGTTCGCCGGCATCGACGCCTGGCCGCTGTGCCTGGACACCCAGGACACCGACGAGATCGTCGCGATCGTCAAGGCGATCGCCCCGGGCTTCGCCGGCATCAACCTGGAGGACATCTCCGCGCCGCGCTGCTTCGAGATCGAGGCCCGGCTGCGCGAGGCCCTCGACATCCCCGTCTTCCACGACGACCAGCACGGCACCGCGATCGTCGTCCTCGCCGCGCTGACGAACGCCCTGCGCGTCGCCGGCAAGGGCATCGGTGACATCCGGGTCGTCATGTCCGGCGCGGGCGCGGCCGGTACGGCCATCCTCAAGCTGCTGCTCGCCGCCGGCGTCAAGAACGCGGTCGTCGCCGACATCCACGGTGTCGTGCACGCCGGCCGCGAGGACCTGGTCGACGCCAAGCCGGACTCGCCGCTGCGCTGGATCGCCGACAACACCAACCCGGACGGCCTCACGGGCACCCTGAAGGAAGCCGTGCGCGGCGCCGACGTCTTCGTCGGTGTCTCCGCCCCGAACGTCCTCGACGGCGACGACGTGGCCGCGATGGCCGAGGGCGCGATCGTGTTCGCGCTCGCGAACCCGGACCCCGAGGTCGACCCGACGATCGCCCGTCAGACGGCGGCAGTTGTGGCCACGGGGCGCTCGGACTTCCCGAACCAGATCAACAACGTGCTGGTCTTCCCGGGTGTCTTCCGCGGTCTGCTGGACGCGCAGTCCCGCACCGTCAACACGGAGATGATGCTCGCCGCGGCGACCGCACTCGCGAACGTGGTGACCGAGGACGAGCTGAACGCGAACTACATCATCCCCAGCGTCTTCAACGACAAGGTCGCCGGAGCGGTCGCCGGCGCGGTGCGTGACGCGGCGAAGGCGGCGGGGGCGGCAGCGCCCTCGGCGGCGCCCTCCGCGTCGTAG